One Candidatus Nitronauta litoralis genomic window, AACAGGGGAAATTCTACTACCGCTCCGCGTCACAACTTCACTACTTAACAAAAGTAGATCAGCAATCCGTATGGACCCTGTTTTTCACCGGGCCCAAACTTCGGGAATGGGGTTTCAGAACAGATAAAGGTTGGATCCCTCATTTCCTTTTCACCAATCGGCCAGGAGCCAATGAACAAAGAGAATACAAGAGGGCATCGTGAGCAACACCAAAATAGAGTGGGCCACCAAAGTCTGGAACCCGGTCACCGGCTGCACAAAGGTTTCTGATGGATGCAAGTACTGTTACGCAGAAAGGCAATGGCCGCGCCTGGCCGGAAACAAGAAAACCCTGTACCACGGCAGAAATTTCACAGACGTTGAATGCCACGAGCAGCTATTGCAACAGCCTTTCAAGTGGAAAAGTCCCGAGCGGATTTTTGTCAACTCAATGTCTGATCTCTTTCATGATGCAGTGCCGGATAATTTCATAAAGAAGGTTTTAAATGTGGTCGACGGCAATCCGCGACACACTTTCATCGTTCTCACCAAAAGGCCTGAACGTACGCAGGAATTCTTTGCAAATTTTTATGATTTCCGACCAGGTAGTGATTTGACGTTGAGAAAAAATCTATGGCTCGGTGTTTCGGTTGAGGACCAAAAAACAGCAGACGAACGCATTCCCGTTCTTTTAGAAACACCCGCCGCCAAACGGATCATCTCTTACGAACCAGCACTCGGCCCCGTAAATTTTGAAAAGTTTTTAGTCCCCCCTTCTCCGAAGGGGGCGGAGGGGGCTTCTTCCTTAGACTGGATCATCGCCGGGGGAGAGTCCGGCCCTAAAGCCCGGCCATCACACCCGCAATGGTTTCGGGATGTGCGCGATCAATGCGCCAAAGCAAACGTTCCTTTTTTCTTCAAGCAGTGGGGAGAGTGGGCTCCTCAAGATGATTGGAATAAGGGGCGTGATGATTACTGGAAGATCACAAAACACGGGGCAGTGCCACGCTACCGGTCGCACTTGCTCAATGAAAAGGATGGCGCGGTGGATTTTGTCGGCAAAAAAAAGGCAGGTCACCTGCTAGACGGCAAAGAATATTTCCAATTCCCGGAGGGAGGCGCTCAATGATCACACACGTGGCAGTCATCATTGACGGGGAAGTGGTTTCGATGCCAAAGCCCGCAAGGCATCACGAAATTCTGCATAAGTTTCCACGCGCCAATCACAACCAGGGGCCGCAAGGCTTTATTGACGATAAGGAAGGATTCGTGGGCAGGCGTAGAGCCGCCACCCTGGCTATGGAAGCGGACCAAATTGAAGAGATCAACCGACCTCTCTACTCAGAGGACTTGTGGTGATTAAAATAAATCTTGAAAAAAATCGCGAAGGAGGCACTACGTGATCTATCAACCCACATCCACATTACCGGCGAACCTTTCTGGCCAGCAATTGGCAGGGCCGTTCAACCTCATGGGTTCTATTTTAAACGCCGCAGAAAACACACCGTCAAATATCACCTTTGTTGGTGAGCGCTGCAACCTGGTCCTGGCCAGCGATCCTGATCCAACGATTATTTCCGGCCTCAAAACAGCAAACCCCAACTGCATCGTGCTGTGGTTCGTTTCCCCCTACTTCGCTACCGGCGATGATTTGTGGAACGCCAGCACTCAGGAACTTCAAGATGCTCTGGTCGCAAAATACGGGTTGCACGACCCGCAGGATCAACCCATCACCTACGGCGGTCCCACATACCCAGGCCTGGCTTTGGGTCAGGCACTTCCTTTAATGGACGTGCGTAATGCCGCCTGGCAGGATTATTTCGCCGCGCAAATGGCGAAGTACGTGCCCATTGTCGGGTTTGATGGAGTGTTTCTCGACACGATGACAGAAGATATACCGGCATGGGCGCTGGCCGCTGGCCCAACCTTCCCGAAAGGCTACACTGCCAATGGCTGGAAGTATGGCTCCTATGAGTTCCTGGCTAAAATTCAGGACGCAATGGCGGCCATCGGTAAAGTGGTTTATTTTAATGGCATTTCAAAAGGCTCAACCGCCACCACGTCTTTCCTGAATAAGGGCATGCTGGAAATGGTCGAAGGTGGCGCGGTGGAAGCCTATAGCATCGGGTCCGATTTTTATTCCACCGATACGCTCAAACAACATTTTTTTCAAGAAACTGTAATGAGGGATTTGAGCCAGGCGTTATTGCTCAATAAAAAAATAGTGATCGAGGCCTACGTCGATACCTGGTCAGTAAAGAAAAGCCTGTATTTTCTCGGCGGTATTTCCCTGGTTCAAAACGGGAACCTGTTTCCGTATCTCACAGAAAACGGCTCAGCGGGAACCTTCGTCTATCTCGATGAATGGGGCATGAACCTGGGCGATCCGGTCGGAGCTTTTACGATAAACGGAGACGGTACCTACCAACGCCAGTTCACCAATGGCCTGGTAGTCGTCAACCCAACCGCCAACACCATCACCCGGCAGGTGGCGCTTGCCCCATTCTCCGGCAACTTCTTTTTAAACTCTTGATCCTCCCCCTTGTAAAGGGGGCTGGGGGGATTATTAAAAAAACGAAAGGCATTAAAAAGTGATACCGAACCAACAATTGGAACTGGATTTCAACGGCCTCAAACTTATCCGGTGCGGTCGCTACCCCAATTTTAAGGATCGCCCGGACTGGCAGATCGAAGGACTATGGGCACATGCCGGTGTGGGTATGGTGACTGCCCAGGAAAAAGCAGGCAAGACCTGGTTGATGTTAACCATTGCGCTTTGTATAGCTTCAGGCACACCTTTCCTTGGGCGGTTCCCGGTTCGCCAGGGGCCAGTCATCGTCTACACACCCGAGGGCGACCGGAAAGACCTTCAGGATAGAATCGATCAACTATCCAGACGCATGGGTATTGAGTTGGCAGGGTTGGATTTTTTTACGGCAGAAATGAACGGACTCTGCATCGATTCCCCCGCCCATCAGGAAACCATCATGAATGCGATTCAGGGTGTGGGCGCAAGCCTGGTTATATTCGATCCACTGCGGGATTGTATGGAGGGTCAACTTTCCAATAACGATGATGCCACCGTGGTCACCAAATTTTGTCTGCAAATTCAACAGGAACACAACTGCGGAGTGATGATTTCCCACCACGAAAATTCAGACGGGAAAATGATGGGAGCCAAAGCCTGGTCCGCCTTTGCCGATTCACTCTGGCACCTGCGTGTCGCGGATGGTGATCAAACCATCTTGTCAAATATCCAGCGAAAAGAGAAAACAGTAGAAGATTTACAAATAGCCAGAGTCAAAATGGATGACGATATCGGTCTTGAAATTGTCGGAAACAGCCAGCCATCCAAAACCCTGGACGACCATATTCTGGACCTGCTCACGAAACTCCCTAAGGGGTCATCCATGACCGTCACAAATATCCGGGAAAATTTACGTAGAAACAACATTTCTGCCCCCAACGAAAAGGTGTCCACCTCCGTGGGTCGGTTGAAATTCCACAAGGAAATTGTGCTGACACCGCCTTACGGGTACCGTTTGGCAACCCCGGAAGATTTTGCTCAAAAATCGGGCGAAAAGCCGTCCGTCCGTGAGGGGGTCCCTGAAAATCAGACGGACGGGACGGGAGTTAATGTTAAAAATGAGGGTAAAAACTCGTCCCGTCCGTCCAAATCCCAGTGGCCGGGTGACGGACGGACGGGTTTTG contains:
- a CDS encoding phage Gp37/Gp68 family protein, coding for MSNTKIEWATKVWNPVTGCTKVSDGCKYCYAERQWPRLAGNKKTLYHGRNFTDVECHEQLLQQPFKWKSPERIFVNSMSDLFHDAVPDNFIKKVLNVVDGNPRHTFIVLTKRPERTQEFFANFYDFRPGSDLTLRKNLWLGVSVEDQKTADERIPVLLETPAAKRIISYEPALGPVNFEKFLVPPSPKGAEGASSLDWIIAGGESGPKARPSHPQWFRDVRDQCAKANVPFFFKQWGEWAPQDDWNKGRDDYWKITKHGAVPRYRSHLLNEKDGAVDFVGKKKAGHLLDGKEYFQFPEGGAQ
- a CDS encoding AAA family ATPase — encoded protein: MIPNQQLELDFNGLKLIRCGRYPNFKDRPDWQIEGLWAHAGVGMVTAQEKAGKTWLMLTIALCIASGTPFLGRFPVRQGPVIVYTPEGDRKDLQDRIDQLSRRMGIELAGLDFFTAEMNGLCIDSPAHQETIMNAIQGVGASLVIFDPLRDCMEGQLSNNDDATVVTKFCLQIQQEHNCGVMISHHENSDGKMMGAKAWSAFADSLWHLRVADGDQTILSNIQRKEKTVEDLQIARVKMDDDIGLEIVGNSQPSKTLDDHILDLLTKLPKGSSMTVTNIRENLRRNNISAPNEKVSTSVGRLKFHKEIVLTPPYGYRLATPEDFAQKSGEKPSVREGVPENQTDGTGVNVKNEGKNSSRPSKSQWPGDGRTGFEGQNGPEPVQATPPATTGLPDLQKAHEGADYIYGNNSQNTPPCKGGWGDYSENALKNRLYEAGFDHTDIEGMSE